Genomic DNA from Helicobacteraceae bacterium:
GCCGGCGTAATGGCGGGCGGGGTCGATCTACCGCCGTTTCATCAACGTTGGGAGCTTACGAGATTACTTGGCGATCTTAAAACAAACCGCGACGAATGGATCGCAAACAGCGTCCTATATATGGTCGAGCGCTACGATTTGAGCAAACTAAAGATTCGCATCGACTGCGGGCGCGACGATTTCTTCTACGATTCAAACGTAGCGCTGGCAAAGAAATTGCTAGCTTTGGGCGCGGATTTTGTTTTTGAGGCGCGAGAGGGCGGACACGATCGCGCGTTTATCAAATCGGTTATAGGCGATCAGCTAGAGTTTTTAGCCAAAGCCATAACCGCGCCTTAGCCGTTAAGCTCGCCCTCTTGCGCGACCCGCTTCGTCCATATATGACAAGGTTTGCGAACGAGCCGCAAACTTGCGCATACGCAACGTTGTTTTTGCAAATCGCGGATTAAACGCATCGGCTTTGCCGTAATGTAATAGCGGCGGCGCGGTTAATCGCGCAAGAGTTTATTTTCTCCCATATATTGCAACAACTCACAATCGCCGAGTTCGCACGCTTTGCGAGCGTCTTTTGTGGCGTTTTTTAGATCGCCTAATATAGCGTAAGCGATTCCGCGACAAGCGTAAGCGCTCGCCAAGTTTGGATTGATCTTAATCGCCCGCGTGTAATCGGCGATCGCTTTGCTTGTGTCGCCTAAATTAGCGTAAGCGAGTCCGCGACCGTCGTAAGCAATCGCCAAGTTTGGATTGATCTTAATCGCTTGGGTGTAATCCGCGATCGCTTTGCTATAGTCGCCTAACTTAGCGTAAGCGAGTCCGCGATTATAGTAAGCGTTCGCATAATCTGGATTGATCTTAATCGCCCGCGTCCAATCCGCGATCGCTTTGCTTATGTCGCCTAAATCATCGTAAGCGTTTCCGCGATTATAGTAAGCGTCCGCATCGTTTGGATCGATCTTAATCGCCCGCGTGTAATCAGCGATTGCTTTGCTATAGTCGCCTAAATCAGCGTAAGCGGTTCCGCGACTAAAGTAAGCGCCCGCCGGGTTTGGATTGATCTTGATCGCTTGGGTGTAATCCGCGATCGCTTTGCCATAATCGCCTAAATCAGCGTAAGCGAGTCCGCGATTATTGTAAGCCTCCGCTAAGTTTGGATCGATCTTGATCACTTGGGTGAAATGTTTGATCGCCTCTTGAAAATCGCCGCGACTATACGCGTTCAGTCCTTGACTAAACGCCTCCTCCGCGGCGTTCGCTCCAAATAAGGGCGTAGAGGCGCATAGGTAAAACGCGATTAGCGCGATCGGCGCTATTTTTGAAAGTTTATCTATAAAGAAAGCTCTCGTTATAGGCGCAAAAACCCTTTGCGGCGTTTGATCGGTAAGCAGAAAACGCTTTACCCTATCGCAAACGCGAGCTAACGCATACAGGGGGGGGGGCGAAACCTTTAGCTTCGCAAGCTTTTGCCTAGCGATCATTATTTGATCTCCTTTTGCGCGTAAAATTGACAAATTATAGACTATATCAACATAAAACTACAAAAAACCGCGACGCTAAACTGCTTTCGCTTTACGAGCCGCCCTTCGCGCTCCCTTTTCGCTTTACGGATCGCCCTTTACCTCGCCTCTCGCTATTTTCGCCCCCTCCCCGTCATTTCCGATCAGAGCGATAGGGCGCTCTACCGCCCGTAATCGCGTAGTAAGGCGGGTATCCATCTTTTTGACGATTATGGGGATGGATACCCGTTTTCACGGGAATGACGAGAATGTGGATTCCCGCCTTATTTCGCGCCTTGCGCTCCTGCCAAAGCGGGCGCCTCGCGGGAATGATAATCCGCGCGATCGTTAAAAACGCGGGCGCGCTTGGTTGATCGCGGACTTTTGGCTAACGTATCGTTTGCGCGATTATTTGAATGCCGCTCGCGTATGGTTCGCGCGAATTTTCAAAGCGTCGCGGCTAGCTCAATGGATCAGAACTTAAAATTAAGTCCCGCGCTTAAAACGTCGATTGAGCCGTCGTTTGTAAAAGGGGTTTGAAACGGGATACGATAGCCGCTTAACTGCCAAAACTCCCGCCTCGCCTCCGCCGTCAACTCAAAATAGCGAAGCGAAAAGACGACGCCCGCCGCTAGATGCAAATTCGATCCGTCGCCTAAATCCTCGCCGAAACCGCCCAGTCCCGCGCCGATTTTGAAATACGGGACTAACTCCCGCGTTAAAAACCAATCGACGTTATATCCGAAAGCTACGGAAGCGCCCGCGTGCCAGCTTTTTTCTTCCTTGTTCGCGCCGTTAAAATCATATTTGAAGTAACGCTGTTCGCCAAAAAGCTCCCAGCGAATTTTCGCCGAAAAAGAAGATCGCATATTGTTGTTCCAACCCAGTCTGAAACCCCTTATAGGGGATTGATTTTCCAGATCGGTTCGACTTTCTTTTTCGAGCGTTCCGTCAAGAACGCCGCCGTATGCGCCGATATAAAAGGCGTCTTTATACGCAAACGCGCTCGCGCAGAGCGCCGCAAAAAACAGGACAAACCGCATTCAACCTCATTTTGCGGCGTCGATCGCGTTTCGCGCCGCGTTTTCTATCAGTTTTACGTCGCGAAGCATACCAAAGTTTAGCGAGTAAGTTTCGTTTGACTTGATAAATTGCCCGATCGCGTCGATCATCGTTTCCTCTAATTTGTCCTCCGAAATGCGAAGCAGGGCATAGTAATCGCGCGAGGGCGACCACCAATTATCGGCGCGCTCAAATTGGCTAGAGGCTCTCGCGCCTATCATTAGCGAAGCCAACCTCGCGTCCGCGTCGATCGTATCGCTATTTGCCGTCGCGAGCGCGTTTAAGCACGCCGTCGCGGCGCTAATCGCTATCTTTTCGATCCGCGCGCGCAGGATTTCGCTTGCTCGCGCTCTCGCTTCGATCTGTTGAAAGCGCACGCCGCCGATCGATTGCGTAGCGCCGCCGGTGGCGGCAAATCTGCCGGCTATATCAGGGTCTTGAATCCAAGCGGGCGCTTTTTCCGGAATGCCGCCGAGTTCGTCGCTCGCGGGCGTTTTATCCGCGCAACCGCTAAATAACAGCGCCGCGATCGCCGCCGCGAAAACGATCTTCATCTAAACAGATACCGCGCCCCGACATAAAATCTCGTCTCCGTTTCCTCGCGCTCTAGCGATCCGTAGGTTATCGATCCGCCGCCGGATTTGGTAGCCGTCCCGCTAGCCGAACCGAAATTGCGCAGCAGATACTCTAACCCGCCGTAAATCTCGACGTTCGGGCTTAATATGTAAGTCGCGCCAAGTCCGCCGCCAAAAACGAAGCTGTCGGGATCTAGCGAATCGATCCCGTCCTCAAAGCCCGCGCCGACTACCGCGCGCGCGTATGGGATAATTTTCTCGTCGAAAAAAGCCAGCGACTCAAAGCCAAACTGCGCGCTAAAGGCTACCTCGTCGATGTTGTCGTTGACGTAATAACCAAGCTGATAGTAGTTCTGCGTAAGCTCGTCTTTTAAGCCGCCGACTACGGCGAAGGTGGTAACGCTCTTGTCTTTTGAAAATTTAACGGTTCCGCCGTCGGTTTTAAACAGTTTTCCTTCGTAATCGATTGTTTCGTATTCCGTAACGCTTTTGTTGATCTCGTTCGTTTTGATCGTATAGTCTCTCGTAATCGAGCCGACCGCGCCTTCCGCGCCCGCAAACCATATCCAACGATCGGCTGAAACGTTCGCGCGCGCTTGGGCGACTTTGGTCGCGACGTTTAGCTTTTGCCCTTCGCCGCCCAGCGCCCTTCTTACGGCGAGCCGCCCGTCGTCCGTCCTGATCAGTTCGCTGCCCGCGTTTAGTCGAATCTGCCGCCCGTCGCGCGTTTTTATGAGTCGGTCGCGATCGCTCGGCGCGACCAAAACCTCGATTGAAAATAGATTGGCGCTCGTAAAAAACGCGATCGCCGCCGCTATAAATTTTAATCGCATTTCGCCGCCTTTGATAAGTTAACGTAATTATAGGCGCTTAGCAATTATCGTGCCGCTGGTAAAATAGCGCGCATGGACGCGCAATGGTTTACGACGACTCCGATCGCCCACCGCGGGCTTCACGGCGGGAGCGTTCCCGAAAACTCGATCGCGGCGTTTTTGGCGGCGCAAGAGGCAAAATACGCAATCGAGTTGGACGTTCAACTGATTAAAGGCGGCTCGATCGTGGTCTTTCACGACGACACGCTTGGTCGCATGACGGGATTAAACGGCTTTACGCGCGATCTGGAGGCGACGAATCTCAAAAACGTTCCGCTTTTTGGCGCGGGCGAAACGATCCCCCTGCTTGAAACGGTTTTCGAGCGGGTAACCGCGCCAATCTATATCGACGTTAAACGTTCCCGCTCCGACGATTATCGTTTGGAAACGCGGCTTCTAGCGCTGATTCGCCACTTCAACCCGACGGTCGCGGTGGCGAGTTTCGAGCCGAAAACGTTAATCTGGTTTAAGAAAAACGCGCCCGATATACCGCGCGGAATTATCAGCCGCTCTTTTAAAAACGAAGATCGATCGATATGGGAAAAATACAGGCTTCGCCGCCTTTGCGATCTGGGCGCCATTAAACCGGCGTTTATTAGCTACGAGCTGGATTCGCTTCCGTTCTGGCGCGTAACAATAGCGAGAAAGTTTTACAAAATCCCCGTTTTGGCTTGGACGGTTAGAAACGAGGAGGATTTGCAAAAAGCCAAAAAGGTGGCGGATAATATCGTTTTTGAAGGCTTTGCCCCCTAAATTTCGGCGATAAACAACAGCTTGTCCGCCTTCGCGCCGTCATAAAGGCGTATATCTTTTCGTTTAATAGCGCTAAATCCCGCCGCGCTAAGCGTTCGCTCGATCGTTTTTGCCGAATGAAAATACTGCGTTATTTGCCAATCGAATCG
This window encodes:
- a CDS encoding tetratricopeptide repeat protein, giving the protein MIARQKLAKLKVSPPPLYALARVCDRVKRFLLTDQTPQRVFAPITRAFFIDKLSKIAPIALIAFYLCASTPLFGANAAEEAFSQGLNAYSRGDFQEAIKHFTQVIKIDPNLAEAYNNRGLAYADLGDYGKAIADYTQAIKINPNPAGAYFSRGTAYADLGDYSKAIADYTRAIKIDPNDADAYYNRGNAYDDLGDISKAIADWTRAIKINPDYANAYYNRGLAYAKLGDYSKAIADYTQAIKINPNLAIAYDGRGLAYANLGDTSKAIADYTRAIKINPNLASAYACRGIAYAILGDLKNATKDARKACELGDCELLQYMGENKLLRD